A part of Gossypium hirsutum isolate 1008001.06 chromosome A07, Gossypium_hirsutum_v2.1, whole genome shotgun sequence genomic DNA contains:
- the LOC107929879 gene encoding photosystem I chlorophyll a/b-binding protein 6, chloroplastic, whose product MALSMASTSFSSFSIIRIHPKKLFSRKVTTLLRGETRTKATKGGVSSVCEPLPPDRPLWFPGSTPPEWLDGSLPGDFGFDPLGLGSDPETLKWFAQAELMHARWAMLAVAGILIPELLESLGFIDNFSWYDAGSKQYFADPTTLFVVQTALMGWVEGRRWADIIKPGSVDIEPNLPNKKKPTPDVGYPGGLWFDPLMWGRGSPEPVMVLRTKEIKNGRLAMLAFVGFCFQAIYTGEGPIENLMAHIADPGHCNVFSAFTTH is encoded by the exons ATGGCTTTATCCATGGCTTCCACTTCATTTTCAAGCTTCTCAATAATCAG GATTCATcccaaaaaattattttcgaGAAAAGTTACGACATTGTTACGAGGGGAAACTCGTACGAAAGCAACGAAAGGTGGAGTCTCGAGTGTTTGTGAACCACTGCCTCCTGATAGACCTTTGTGGTTCCCTGGTAGCACACCTCCTGAATGGCTTGATGGCAG CCTTCCTGGAGATTTTGGTTTCGATCCACTTGGATTAG GTTCCGATCCAGAAACCCTAAAATGGTTCGCACAAGCCGAACTAATGCACGCAAGGTGGGCAATGCTGGCCGTGGCCGGAATCCTCATACCCGAACTACTCGAATCCTTGGGCTTCATCGACAACTTCTCATGGTATGACGCCGGCTCTAAACAATACTTCGCCGACCCCACGACCTTGTTCGTGGTTCAAACGGCATTGATGGGATGGGTCGAAGGCCGAAGGTGGGCTGACATAATTAAGCCTGGGAGTGTCGACATTGAACCCAACCTTCCCAACAAGAAGAAACCCACTCCCGACGTTGGGTACCCTGGTGGGTTATGGTTTGATCCTTTGATGTGGGGAAGAGGGTCACCGGAACCGGTGATGGTGTTGAGAACTAAAGAGATAAAAAATGGCCGCCTTGCTATGTTGGCGTTTGTTGGATTTTGCTTCCAAGCTATATATACCGGCGAAGGTCCGATTGAGAACTTGATGGCTCATATTGCTGACCCTGGTCACTGCAACGTTTTCTCG GCTTTTACAACACATTGA